The following are encoded in a window of Amphibacillus xylanus NBRC 15112 genomic DNA:
- a CDS encoding glycosyl hydrolase 115 family protein, giving the protein MDFTLNQEMLMTDTKSGALFYQEEEALSGVRKIANKVMHDVELVFGYQPEATKDRDMLSRHAVLYGTVGHSPLLDELNKKELIDLTEIAGKREVFLFQVVDQPIQGVEKALVIAGSDKRGTIYGLFHLSEKLGVSPLVDWSGVLPARKESFSLKGDYKYVSKEPSVKYRGFFINDEWPAFGNWSAKNFGGFNAEMYDHVFELLLRLKGNYLWPAMWSARFNDDGPGLANVELADEYGVIMGASHHEPCLRYGEEYKYLRGPDSIYGDAWNFITNREGITKFWEDGLKRTGHFENIITIGMRGEADTKIMGEDATLEDNINLLRDVIQTQNKLIKEHVNPNLKEVPRMLALYKEVEPFFYGDENTPGLINSEELEDVILMLCDDNHGNLRTLPTEDMRKHSGGYGMYYHFDYHGGPVSYEWINSSYLPKIWEQMTMAYDFGVRDLWIVNVGDIATQELPLSFFLDLAYDFDKWGTNAINKTDDYTKQWIEQQFAGVFNLEQKDKVFELLNGYTKIAHNRRPEAMNVDVYHPVNYHETDQLLDRIDHLLGLAEELYQEVDQQHFTAYFALVYYPTVGNLNLQKMWLLNGKNKYAAQLNLIEANKLAEQVKACLKRDQEIVDEYHTIADGKFYGMGLSEHIGFVHWNEDENKNPVLSYVLPVNKPRLLVSIDGTELRSEGSPWHVNTLPLVDFLEPDVNQASFTISSVSEKKAEYHISTDQDWLSCSAANGVLDGKNKLSETIHVFVDRDGLADQAEGRITVKTPVGKVTIVVPVVNNDFTNYPDMTFVDTKGYISIEAEHFATQKATENLDGTLNRFEVLDGYGKTLSAIKAFPTDTHYQVGKDAPFVEYHFVTQEAGVYELEFYLQPSNPVTREGTMYAGIQVNENDVDVINVLPDGYHVDGPHWGIDVINNIRTTKTKITCEQGLNKLRIYAVSPGFALEKIVIYPDGKKLANSYLGPNETYYVGR; this is encoded by the coding sequence ATGGATTTTACACTGAATCAAGAGATGTTAATGACTGACACTAAATCAGGTGCGTTATTTTATCAAGAGGAAGAAGCTCTGAGTGGAGTAAGAAAAATTGCCAACAAAGTCATGCATGATGTTGAGCTTGTTTTTGGCTATCAACCAGAAGCTACTAAAGATAGGGATATGCTAAGTCGTCATGCTGTATTGTATGGAACAGTTGGGCATAGTCCACTATTAGATGAACTCAATAAAAAGGAACTAATTGACCTAACAGAGATAGCAGGGAAGCGTGAGGTGTTCTTATTCCAGGTAGTTGATCAACCTATTCAAGGTGTAGAAAAAGCATTAGTCATTGCAGGTAGTGATAAGCGGGGAACGATTTATGGTTTGTTCCACTTATCTGAAAAGTTAGGCGTATCTCCTTTAGTTGATTGGAGCGGTGTTTTGCCAGCTCGTAAAGAGTCATTTTCACTAAAAGGTGACTATAAATATGTATCTAAAGAGCCGTCAGTTAAGTACCGCGGATTCTTTATTAATGATGAGTGGCCTGCATTTGGTAATTGGTCAGCTAAAAACTTTGGTGGCTTTAATGCTGAAATGTATGATCATGTCTTTGAATTACTACTAAGATTAAAAGGGAATTACCTCTGGCCAGCGATGTGGTCTGCTCGCTTTAATGACGACGGTCCAGGATTGGCTAATGTGGAATTAGCCGATGAATATGGTGTTATTATGGGAGCTTCGCATCATGAACCGTGCTTGCGTTATGGTGAGGAGTACAAGTATTTACGTGGTCCTGATTCAATTTATGGTGATGCTTGGAACTTTATAACGAATAGAGAGGGTATCACGAAGTTTTGGGAGGATGGATTAAAGCGTACAGGTCACTTTGAAAATATTATTACAATCGGTATGCGTGGTGAAGCAGATACGAAGATTATGGGTGAAGATGCAACGCTAGAAGATAATATTAATCTATTGCGAGATGTCATCCAAACGCAAAATAAGTTAATTAAAGAACATGTTAATCCAAACCTAAAAGAAGTACCGAGAATGTTGGCACTTTATAAAGAGGTTGAACCGTTTTTCTATGGTGATGAAAATACTCCTGGCTTAATTAACTCTGAAGAGCTAGAAGATGTTATTTTAATGCTTTGTGATGATAATCACGGTAATTTACGCACGCTTCCAACTGAGGATATGCGTAAACACTCAGGTGGCTATGGTATGTATTATCACTTTGATTACCATGGTGGCCCAGTTTCGTATGAGTGGATCAATAGCTCATACTTGCCGAAGATTTGGGAGCAAATGACGATGGCTTATGACTTCGGTGTACGAGACTTATGGATTGTGAATGTTGGTGATATCGCTACTCAAGAGCTGCCATTGTCGTTCTTCCTTGATTTAGCTTATGATTTTGATAAATGGGGAACAAATGCGATTAATAAGACTGATGATTATACAAAACAGTGGATTGAACAACAATTTGCAGGTGTGTTCAATTTAGAGCAAAAGGATAAGGTTTTTGAATTATTAAATGGCTATACTAAAATAGCTCATAACCGTAGACCTGAAGCAATGAATGTTGATGTCTATCACCCTGTAAACTACCATGAAACGGATCAATTACTTGATCGAATTGATCATTTATTAGGACTGGCAGAAGAATTGTATCAGGAAGTAGATCAACAACATTTTACAGCTTACTTTGCATTAGTTTATTATCCAACTGTTGGCAACTTAAATCTACAGAAAATGTGGTTACTCAACGGTAAAAATAAATATGCTGCTCAATTAAACCTTATTGAGGCGAATAAGCTAGCTGAACAAGTAAAGGCTTGTCTGAAGAGGGATCAGGAGATTGTTGATGAATATCATACGATTGCTGATGGTAAATTCTACGGTATGGGGTTATCCGAGCATATTGGTTTTGTTCATTGGAATGAAGATGAGAATAAAAACCCTGTCCTATCCTATGTGTTACCGGTGAATAAACCAAGACTTCTTGTCTCAATTGATGGTACAGAACTAAGAAGTGAAGGTAGTCCATGGCATGTGAATACTTTGCCATTAGTCGACTTCTTAGAGCCAGATGTGAATCAAGCTTCGTTTACTATTTCAAGTGTGAGCGAGAAAAAAGCAGAGTATCATATTTCTACTGATCAGGATTGGTTATCATGCTCAGCAGCAAACGGCGTTTTAGATGGTAAAAATAAATTGTCAGAAACGATCCATGTATTTGTTGATCGAGATGGGTTAGCTGATCAAGCTGAAGGACGCATTACAGTTAAAACACCAGTTGGCAAAGTGACGATTGTCGTTCCTGTAGTTAATAACGATTTTACAAATTATCCAGATATGACATTTGTAGATACAAAAGGTTATATCTCAATAGAAGCAGAACACTTTGCTACTCAAAAGGCGACTGAAAATCTAGATGGTACGCTGAATCGTTTTGAAGTCCTAGATGGCTACGGTAAGACTTTATCAGCAATTAAAGCATTCCCGACAGATACACATTATCAAGTTGGTAAAGATGCACCATTTGTTGAGTATCATTTTGTTACACAGGAAGCGGGTGTATATGAGCTTGAATTTTATTTACAGCCATCCAACCCTGTAACGCGAGAGGGTACAATGTATGCTGGTATTCAAGTCAACGAAAATGATGTTGATGTAATCAATGTCCTTCCTGATGGTTATCATGTAGATGGACCACACTGGGGAATAGATGTGATCAATAATATTCGTACAACTAAAACAAAAATAACTTGTGAGCAAGGCTTAAATAAATTACGAATTTATGCAGTAAGCCCTGGCTTTGCGTTAGAAAAAATTGTCATTTACCCGGATGGTAAAAAGTTAGCTAATAGCTACTTAGGTCCGAATGAAACGTATTATGTTGGTAGATAA
- a CDS encoding histidine phosphatase family protein: protein MTTVYFVRHAKPDFSIHDDLTRPLTKEGLQDSKRVTDFLIDKQIDHVYSSPYLRAIDTIKDFAKRAQLHIKLVEDFRERKVSDEWIEDFDGFAKRQWQDWDYRLPDGESLNQVQRRNVAALRELINQHPNQNIVIGTHGTSMSTMLNYFDHHFDYQFFNRIKHEMPLIICAKFNGENLVDVEEFTINELN from the coding sequence ATGACAACGGTATACTTTGTTAGGCACGCAAAACCTGATTTTTCAATCCACGATGACTTAACTCGGCCTCTTACAAAAGAAGGACTTCAGGATAGTAAACGAGTGACAGATTTCTTGATTGATAAACAAATTGATCACGTTTACTCTAGTCCATATCTGCGTGCGATTGACACAATTAAGGATTTTGCAAAAAGAGCGCAGCTACATATAAAGTTAGTAGAAGATTTCAGAGAGAGAAAAGTAAGTGATGAGTGGATTGAGGATTTCGATGGTTTTGCCAAAAGGCAGTGGCAAGATTGGGATTATAGGCTTCCAGATGGAGAAAGCTTAAATCAAGTTCAACGAAGAAATGTTGCTGCATTGAGAGAATTGATTAATCAGCATCCGAATCAGAATATCGTGATCGGTACACACGGTACGAGTATGAGCACGATGCTCAATTATTTTGATCATCATTTTGATTACCAATTCTTTAACCGAATTAAACATGAGATGCCATTGATCATCTGTGCAAAATTTAACGGTGAGAATTTGGTGGATGTTGAGGAATTCACTATTAACGAGTTAAATTAA
- a CDS encoding polysaccharide deacetylase family protein: MVKVDKKSVALTFDDGPNQTYSLEVLKLLEKYQAKATFFYIGNQIEANLDVVEQVVAKGHEIGNHTWSHPDLTKISPEEVKQEIESTSEIIKKAVGKVPVIFRPPYGEINDQVESMTELSPVLWEVDSEDWRTQDPDEIYQLVTDNVEDGSIVLLHEIHQGTVDALDRILKFLVEANYQFVTVSELNR; encoded by the coding sequence ATGGTAAAAGTTGATAAAAAATCTGTTGCTTTAACGTTTGATGATGGTCCAAATCAAACCTATTCTTTAGAGGTGCTTAAGCTGTTAGAAAAGTATCAAGCTAAGGCGACTTTCTTTTATATTGGTAATCAGATTGAGGCAAATTTAGACGTCGTTGAACAAGTAGTAGCTAAAGGACATGAAATTGGTAACCACACATGGAGTCATCCAGATTTAACTAAAATAAGTCCTGAAGAAGTTAAGCAGGAAATTGAATCTACGTCTGAAATAATTAAAAAGGCAGTAGGCAAAGTACCAGTTATTTTCCGTCCACCGTATGGTGAGATTAATGATCAGGTTGAATCAATGACTGAGTTATCTCCCGTGCTTTGGGAAGTAGATTCAGAGGATTGGCGGACACAAGATCCGGATGAGATTTATCAACTCGTAACAGATAATGTGGAAGATGGTTCGATTGTTTTACTACATGAGATTCATCAAGGAACAGTTGATGCACTTGATCGAATCTTGAAGTTTTTAGTTGAGGCAAACTATCAATTTGTTACTGTATCAGAACTAAATCGTTAA
- a CDS encoding RluA family pseudouridine synthase — protein MNIPILYEDNHLLIVEKPVNIPVQEDNSKDADLLTILKQDLKVRYQKPGNVFLALVHRLDRPVGGAIVFGKTSKAASRLSDMIRRHTIDREYLTVVHGRPKQKKAKLEHYLLKDNRKNKVSVESAKHPNAKKAILEYEVIDSKEGLSLLRVKLHTGRSHQIRVQLSTIGHPIYGDQKYGQKLNQPGQQIALWAHTLSFEHPVRKEPLSVKSAPPETFPWDLWRFM, from the coding sequence ATGAACATACCAATTTTATATGAAGATAATCATTTATTGATTGTTGAGAAGCCAGTTAACATTCCAGTACAAGAAGATAACAGTAAGGATGCTGATTTATTAACAATCCTAAAACAAGATTTAAAAGTTCGCTATCAAAAGCCGGGTAACGTTTTTCTTGCATTGGTTCATCGTTTAGATCGTCCCGTTGGTGGCGCAATTGTCTTTGGTAAGACTTCTAAGGCAGCGTCAAGGCTGTCGGATATGATTCGAAGACACACGATTGATCGTGAATATTTAACAGTTGTTCATGGTAGGCCGAAGCAAAAGAAGGCCAAGCTTGAGCATTATCTGCTAAAAGATAACCGTAAGAATAAGGTATCGGTTGAATCGGCTAAGCACCCAAATGCAAAAAAAGCGATTTTAGAATATGAAGTGATTGATTCTAAAGAAGGATTAAGCTTACTTAGAGTGAAGCTACATACTGGGAGGTCTCACCAAATCCGTGTGCAACTTTCAACAATTGGTCATCCCATTTACGGTGATCAGAAGTATGGACAAAAGCTTAATCAACCTGGGCAACAAATTGCACTCTGGGCACACACACTTTCATTTGAGCACCCAGTCCGAAAAGAACCATTGAGTGTTAAATCAGCACCACCAGAAACATTTCCTTGGGATTTATGGCGTTTTATGTAG
- a CDS encoding methyltransferase has protein sequence MLQVKTDGLRESQQMQTAYNRYEATPYIALEQLIEHYKLRPEDHVVDFGCGKGRVSFFLHYHFDVPVTGIEMNDLTFDEALRNKELYKMKNTHLQAPIQFKFGLAEHYQIKPEDNVFYFFHPFSIKIFKKVVYNILDSVLEHSRTVDIVFYYPLPEFKDFLKNHTPFRLINKIKAYKKHGRYGKFLIYRLD, from the coding sequence ATGCTCCAAGTCAAAACAGATGGACTTAGAGAATCACAACAGATGCAGACAGCATATAACCGTTATGAAGCAACACCATACATAGCATTGGAGCAATTAATTGAACATTATAAGTTAAGACCTGAGGATCACGTTGTTGATTTTGGTTGCGGAAAAGGAAGAGTCTCTTTTTTCCTCCATTATCACTTTGATGTACCGGTTACTGGTATCGAAATGAATGACCTAACATTTGATGAAGCATTAAGAAATAAAGAACTCTATAAAATGAAAAATACCCATTTACAAGCCCCGATTCAATTTAAATTTGGCCTTGCTGAACATTATCAGATTAAGCCAGAGGACAACGTATTCTATTTCTTTCATCCTTTTTCAATAAAAATATTTAAAAAAGTCGTCTATAATATTTTAGATTCGGTACTAGAACATAGTCGTACTGTAGACATTGTTTTCTATTATCCATTACCAGAGTTTAAAGACTTTCTCAAAAATCATACGCCCTTTAGATTAATCAATAAAATTAAAGCTTATAAGAAGCACGGGCGTTATGGTAAGTTCTTAATTTACCGCTTAGACTAA
- a CDS encoding nucleoside deaminase — protein MISNQDIKHLRRCVELAKQALEKGDEPFGSVLVSAEGDVLFEDHNHVASGDHTQHPEFAIARWAAENLSPEDRSRATVYTSGEHCPMCAAAHGWVGLGRIVYASSSEQLVQWLNEFGVKPSRVRNLPIQDVIRDTQIDGPVPELAEEVRELHRRLHQGS, from the coding sequence ATGATTAGTAATCAAGATATAAAACATTTACGTCGTTGTGTTGAATTAGCAAAACAGGCATTAGAGAAGGGAGACGAGCCTTTTGGTTCAGTCCTTGTTTCAGCAGAAGGTGATGTGTTATTCGAGGATCACAACCATGTTGCAAGTGGTGATCATACACAGCATCCTGAATTTGCGATCGCTAGGTGGGCGGCAGAAAATTTATCACCAGAAGACCGAAGTCGTGCAACAGTGTATACTTCTGGTGAACACTGTCCGATGTGTGCAGCCGCACATGGATGGGTAGGTTTAGGACGAATTGTATATGCTAGTTCTTCTGAGCAGTTAGTTCAGTGGTTAAATGAATTTGGTGTTAAGCCATCACGGGTACGTAATCTGCCGATTCAAGATGTGATTCGTGATACCCAAATTGATGGTCCCGTACCAGAACTTGCAGAAGAAGTGCGCGAACTTCATCGAAGGCTTCATCAAGGAAGTTAA
- the lexA gene encoding transcriptional repressor LexA — protein sequence MKLNVEQRKIIELEPSGHSLIKGVAGSGKTTVAIRRVTFLKNHYCPEDDDNVLLVTFNKTLLKYIKYQYENQSNSEEGLLQSFFESSSDVEITNIDRLMFSYFRTYLKKYKVSYQLANTAMQRKVLLKALLHLRDKFSDIRIFSPKYSSFLLDEIEWIKACDIPDLNAYQEIDRIGRAIEGENTPQKLTKNSRTREAIYQLMELYDQLLMKEGYIDFKTMNLLALKAAAEFPRKKYTHIIIDESQDLSKVQLKFINLLYQQKSYSSIMFVVDNTQSIYSQSWLGKGRPYTTIGYDMSGRSRTLSKNYRTTTEISKAAYGLIEHDEAIQGNIDFVKPALIDRHGHAPIYQYFVNEQKQAEFLIEEIHALQNDYQLRDICIVAKEHRLIESIATTLNQTKIPCEILTGDDAQFETNSVKLVTMHSIKGLEFKVIFLVHLDKDVIPNDVYGIRDETVYTEERKLMYVGMTRANDLLYMTSVRAPSPFIKELDYDLLRMKRDSRIRPFHSIPIQDYLFIDQLVDLNAKEEVIRQWLISELIKTFGYPAELIQLEYPVQLFSKRGYVDLAVSIEFNGERIPYIFAEVKAFATGIETGAVQLKSYMRANEHVRYGIVTDGVDLIIFDRNEEIVLDIPPCQPQFLPNAKRTRIYMDLRHNRTYDYVQDTEDEMNIEVVDPFTKMVVNAEANVKVPLLGDVAAGLPVTAIENFEVMIPLLDQWVIQENLTFALRVTGDSMINAGIDKGDIVIVHRQEAVVNGDIVVVIIGDEATMKRIMFMGDTLLLISENTNYEPIQMNPSDVVINGKVIGVLKK from the coding sequence ATGAAGCTAAATGTGGAACAAAGGAAAATTATTGAATTGGAACCTTCTGGTCATTCTCTTATTAAAGGGGTTGCTGGTTCAGGAAAAACCACTGTGGCAATTCGGCGGGTAACATTTTTGAAAAATCATTATTGCCCTGAAGATGATGATAATGTTCTACTTGTGACATTTAATAAAACACTCTTAAAATATATCAAATATCAGTATGAGAACCAAAGCAATTCTGAGGAAGGTTTATTGCAGAGCTTCTTTGAATCAAGTAGCGATGTTGAGATCACTAATATTGATCGGTTAATGTTTTCATATTTTAGAACTTATCTAAAAAAATATAAAGTGTCTTATCAATTGGCTAATACGGCAATGCAACGTAAGGTTTTACTAAAAGCGCTTTTACATTTAAGAGATAAGTTCAGTGATATTAGGATTTTCTCACCTAAATATAGTAGCTTTTTATTAGATGAGATTGAGTGGATTAAAGCCTGCGATATCCCAGATTTAAATGCTTATCAAGAGATTGATCGGATTGGAAGGGCAATTGAAGGTGAAAATACACCGCAAAAGTTAACGAAAAACTCAAGAACGAGAGAGGCTATTTATCAACTTATGGAGCTTTATGATCAGCTCTTGATGAAAGAAGGATATATTGATTTTAAAACGATGAACCTTTTAGCTTTGAAAGCAGCCGCCGAATTCCCTAGGAAGAAGTATACTCACATCATTATTGACGAGAGCCAGGATTTATCTAAAGTACAATTGAAATTTATCAATCTACTATATCAGCAGAAGAGCTACTCATCAATCATGTTCGTTGTAGATAATACTCAAAGTATATATTCGCAGTCTTGGTTAGGGAAGGGTAGACCGTATACAACGATAGGCTATGATATGAGTGGTCGTTCTCGCACTCTTTCAAAAAACTATCGGACTACTACTGAAATATCAAAAGCTGCTTATGGACTAATAGAACATGATGAAGCAATTCAAGGTAATATCGATTTTGTGAAACCGGCATTGATTGATCGTCATGGGCATGCGCCAATCTACCAGTACTTTGTAAATGAGCAAAAGCAGGCTGAATTTTTAATTGAAGAGATACACGCATTACAAAATGATTATCAATTGCGAGATATATGTATTGTAGCTAAAGAGCACCGCCTAATTGAGAGTATTGCAACGACATTAAACCAGACGAAGATTCCATGTGAGATTTTAACAGGTGATGATGCACAATTTGAAACGAACTCGGTTAAGCTTGTGACAATGCACTCAATTAAAGGGCTCGAGTTTAAAGTCATTTTCTTAGTTCATTTGGATAAGGATGTGATTCCAAATGATGTTTATGGAATACGTGATGAGACAGTTTATACTGAAGAACGTAAGTTAATGTATGTTGGTATGACTCGAGCAAATGATTTACTTTATATGACATCTGTTCGGGCCCCGTCTCCATTTATTAAAGAATTGGATTACGATTTGTTGCGGATGAAGAGAGATTCACGAATTCGACCATTTCATTCAATTCCAATTCAGGATTATTTATTCATTGATCAGCTTGTTGATTTGAATGCGAAAGAAGAAGTCATTAGACAATGGTTAATTAGTGAGTTAATTAAAACATTCGGTTATCCTGCTGAACTAATCCAACTTGAATATCCAGTTCAACTATTTTCAAAGCGGGGCTATGTAGATTTAGCTGTTTCTATTGAATTTAATGGGGAAAGAATTCCTTATATTTTTGCTGAGGTAAAAGCATTTGCTACAGGAATTGAGACAGGGGCAGTACAGCTGAAGTCATATATGCGTGCAAATGAACATGTGCGCTATGGTATTGTAACTGATGGTGTGGATCTGATCATTTTTGATCGTAATGAAGAGATTGTTTTAGATATTCCACCATGTCAACCCCAGTTTTTACCGAACGCAAAGCGGACAAGAATATATATGGATTTACGGCATAATCGAACATATGATTATGTGCAAGATACAGAGGATGAAATGAATATTGAGGTTGTTGATCCTTTTACCAAGATGGTTGTTAATGCTGAAGCGAATGTAAAAGTTCCATTACTGGGTGATGTTGCTGCAGGTTTACCTGTGACAGCAATTGAAAATTTTGAAGTAATGATTCCTCTGCTTGATCAATGGGTTATTCAAGAAAACCTCACCTTCGCATTGCGTGTGACGGGAGATAGTATGATAAACGCTGGAATTGATAAAGGCGATATTGTTATTGTGCATCGTCAAGAGGCAGTGGTAAATGGTGATATTGTGGTCGTTATCATCGGTGATGAAGCCACAATGAAACGGATTATGTTTATGGGTGATACACTGTTACTAATCTCAGAGAATACAAACTATGAGCCGATTCAAATGAATCCAAGTGATGTGGTTATTAATGGTAAGGTAATAGGCGTTCTGAAGAAATAA
- a CDS encoding carboxymuconolactone decarboxylase family protein, translating into MTSDRYQKGIKKIQQLTQSPDDNPTGFMDIGEGFSDIAPDLEKYVVEFAFGDIYSRPGLDDKLKVLTTITALVAQGKPQIEMHIKTGLSVGLTPEEIVGCIMHLIVYVGFPSALNALKVAQKVFREQGITVTSPED; encoded by the coding sequence ATGACTAGTGATCGCTATCAAAAAGGAATTAAGAAGATTCAACAGTTAACACAATCACCTGATGATAATCCAACAGGTTTTATGGATATTGGTGAGGGTTTTAGTGATATTGCACCTGATTTAGAAAAGTATGTTGTTGAGTTTGCTTTTGGCGATATTTATTCAAGACCTGGACTAGATGATAAACTGAAGGTGTTGACGACAATTACGGCACTCGTTGCACAAGGGAAACCCCAAATTGAAATGCATATAAAAACAGGTTTAAGTGTTGGGTTAACGCCTGAAGAGATTGTCGGATGTATCATGCACTTAATCGTTTATGTTGGATTTCCAAGTGCATTGAATGCTTTAAAAGTAGCTCAAAAGGTATTTAGAGAACAAGGCATCACGGTAACATCTCCGGAAGACTAA
- a CDS encoding DUF6944 family repetitive protein, whose amino-acid sequence MDSELKALLGSWIQAIGTLLPALGNTPSLKISKSVQTYLSLIGNTMQATGNALIAESASDISLSTVGNKIQAIGNSIVVLSIFVHSKGTQKNLNIKGDLLQSLGSIVSIPDYLQIESKSLNDILNLYANILQATGNALQALAVKLGPNEQGQLTNLIGSWLQTIGAFMQAIYQNNS is encoded by the coding sequence ATGGATAGTGAATTGAAAGCATTACTAGGCTCATGGATACAAGCTATTGGAACGCTCCTCCCAGCTTTAGGTAATACCCCATCTTTAAAAATTAGCAAGAGCGTCCAAACATATTTATCGCTAATCGGCAATACAATGCAAGCTACAGGAAATGCTCTTATTGCTGAAAGCGCAAGTGACATTTCATTATCAACTGTCGGTAATAAAATTCAGGCAATTGGAAATTCAATTGTGGTCCTATCTATATTTGTGCACTCAAAAGGAACTCAAAAAAACTTAAATATAAAAGGTGATTTACTCCAATCACTTGGCAGTATTGTATCGATACCCGATTATCTACAAATAGAAAGTAAATCTTTAAATGATATTTTAAATCTGTACGCTAACATTCTTCAGGCAACCGGTAATGCTTTACAGGCCTTAGCAGTAAAATTAGGCCCAAATGAACAAGGACAACTAACAAATTTAATCGGTAGTTGGTTGCAAACAATTGGTGCATTTATGCAAGCTATCTACCAAAATAATAGTTAA
- a CDS encoding helix-turn-helix transcriptional regulator, giving the protein MTNAGSNSEVVFHLRDKNGFYIESIKNGHISGRTTSSPITGLALEMIKNEAYTDTNYLVNYRGVSKKGDFLKSSTYFIKNSDGYLEGLICINTNVSDYIAVKHLLEELSSFRPIDEEPIAIEQAKEYSLKLNDNVMDEHQNKTDDKIEYFSHSIEEIIYNIIPEEKLRDKSLTPSDRKEIVSTLNDSGIFSMKGSVPIVAEIMQVSIPTVYRYIKEVKNN; this is encoded by the coding sequence TTGACAAACGCAGGTAGTAATAGCGAGGTAGTCTTTCATCTTAGAGATAAGAATGGATTTTATATTGAAAGTATTAAGAATGGACACATTTCCGGTAGAACTACTTCATCACCTATAACTGGTTTAGCGTTAGAAATGATAAAAAATGAAGCATATACGGATACAAACTATCTAGTAAACTATCGTGGTGTTAGTAAAAAAGGAGACTTTTTAAAGTCTTCAACATACTTTATTAAGAATAGTGATGGCTATTTAGAAGGTCTAATCTGTATCAATACAAATGTAAGTGATTACATCGCTGTTAAGCATCTTTTAGAAGAGTTAAGTTCATTTAGACCAATAGATGAAGAGCCAATCGCTATCGAGCAAGCAAAAGAATATAGCTTAAAGCTAAATGACAATGTCATGGATGAGCACCAAAATAAAACTGATGATAAAATTGAATATTTCTCTCACTCGATAGAGGAGATTATTTACAATATTATACCGGAAGAGAAATTAAGAGATAAAAGTCTAACCCCATCTGATCGAAAGGAAATTGTAAGTACGTTAAATGATAGTGGGATATTTTCGATGAAGGGATCAGTACCAATCGTTGCTGAAATTATGCAAGTATCGATTCCAACGGTTTACAGATACATTAAAGAAGTTAAAAATAATTAA